The Streptococcus sp. S5 genome contains a region encoding:
- a CDS encoding SAP domain-containing protein — protein sequence MEEHRPDFRDIKSFEEFNRYYWYREELSQICKYLGLEYRCTKKELNHIIEQYFRGNRVEKVLRKRNKNQTEIITLNTSLLECGFSFNQKFRDYFSAVTGVNPFKFNADMATAWRKVKRDNNINFTIQDMIKIYYGESDYAKYDNSACQWNQFLKDFCADEFSNHYSNKLKVAAILWKEVRDSKNKKIYSRGLLKEYSYKIEEYCK from the coding sequence TTGGAAGAACATAGACCTGATTTTAGAGATATAAAATCATTTGAAGAATTTAACAGATACTACTGGTATCGAGAAGAGCTTTCACAAATTTGTAAGTACCTTGGATTAGAATACAGATGTACAAAAAAAGAATTAAATCATATTATAGAACAATATTTTAGGGGAAATAGAGTAGAAAAAGTTTTGAGGAAAAGAAACAAAAATCAAACCGAAATAATAACCCTAAATACATCATTACTTGAATGTGGGTTTTCCTTTAATCAGAAATTTCGTGATTATTTTTCAGCTGTAACAGGTGTTAATCCGTTTAAGTTTAATGCTGATATGGCTACTGCTTGGCGAAAAGTAAAACGGGACAACAACATAAATTTTACAATCCAAGATATGATTAAAATATACTATGGAGAGTCAGACTACGCCAAGTATGATAATTCAGCTTGCCAATGGAATCAATTTCTAAAAGACTTTTGTGCAGATGAATTTAGCAATCATTACTCCAACAAGTTAAAAGTTGCGGCTATCCTTTGGAAAGAAGTTAGAGATTCAAAAAATAAAAAAATTTATTCACGGGGACTTCTAAAAGAATATAGCTACAAAATAGAGGAATACTGTAAGTAA
- a CDS encoding Sec-independent protein translocase subunit TatA/TatB: MGILRDIGAPGLIIIILGALLIFGPKRLPELGQSIGKMFAEFKSAVNKGSEEADQDAKEAKEEKE; this comes from the coding sequence ATGGGAATTTTACGTGATATTGGTGCACCAGGTTTGATCATCATCATCCTGGGCGCCCTCTTGATTTTTGGACCAAAACGCCTGCCAGAGTTGGGTCAGTCCATCGGCAAAATGTTTGCTGAATTTAAGTCAGCTGTCAATAAAGGCAGTGAAGAAGCTGATCAAGACGCTAAAGAAGCTAAAGAAGAAAAAGAATAA
- the guaC gene encoding GMP reductase → MLNEFPIFDYEDIQLIPNKCIINSRSEADTTVQFGNHTFKLPVVPANMQTILDENVAEQLARGGYFYIMHRFDEEGRIPFVKRMHDQGLIASISVGVKEYEYDFVSQLKADAPEYITIDIAHGHADSVIRMIQHIKKELPDTFVIAGNVGTPEAVRELENAGADATKVGIGPGKVCITKVKTGFGTGGWQLAALRWCSKAARKPIIADGGIRTHGDIAKSIRFGASMVMIGSLFAGHVESPGKTVEIDGESFKEYYGSASEYQKGAYKNVEGKKILLPAKGHLQDTLTEMEQDLQSSISYAGGRKLADLKHVDYVIVKNSIWNGDAH, encoded by the coding sequence ATGTTAAATGAATTTCCTATTTTCGACTATGAAGATATTCAGTTGATTCCCAACAAATGTATCATCAATAGCCGCTCAGAAGCAGATACAACCGTTCAATTTGGAAACCATACCTTCAAGCTTCCAGTTGTTCCAGCCAATATGCAGACGATTTTGGATGAGAATGTAGCAGAGCAGTTGGCGCGTGGTGGATACTTCTACATCATGCACCGTTTTGATGAAGAGGGTCGGATTCCTTTTGTCAAACGCATGCATGATCAAGGTTTGATCGCTTCCATTTCGGTTGGTGTTAAGGAATACGAATACGACTTTGTGAGTCAATTAAAGGCAGATGCGCCTGAGTACATCACTATTGATATCGCACACGGTCATGCGGATAGTGTCATTCGGATGATTCAACACATCAAGAAAGAATTGCCAGATACCTTTGTCATTGCTGGAAATGTCGGAACACCTGAAGCTGTTCGTGAATTGGAAAATGCGGGAGCTGATGCGACTAAGGTCGGAATCGGTCCTGGTAAGGTTTGTATCACCAAAGTGAAGACTGGATTTGGTACAGGTGGTTGGCAATTGGCTGCTCTTCGCTGGTGCTCAAAAGCAGCTCGTAAGCCAATCATTGCGGATGGTGGTATTCGGACCCATGGTGATATTGCCAAATCGATTCGTTTCGGGGCGTCTATGGTCATGATCGGTTCTCTCTTTGCAGGACATGTTGAAAGTCCTGGTAAAACAGTAGAGATTGATGGAGAGTCTTTCAAAGAATACTATGGATCTGCTTCAGAGTACCAAAAAGGTGCATATAAGAACGTCGAAGGTAAGAAGATTTTATTGCCTGCCAAGGGTCATTTGCAAGACACCTTAACGGAAATGGAACAAGATTTGCAAAGTTCGATCTCTTATGCAGGAGGCCGAAAATTAGCAGATTTGAAACATGTTGACTATGTGATCGTTAAGAATTCTATCTGGAATGGCGATGCACACTAA
- the efeB gene encoding iron uptake transporter deferrochelatase/peroxidase subunit, whose translation MADEKFLDKKMDRREFLKKAGIGGAGLALGLSGASAFFANQDSSSKKVYDGDEDISFYGKHQAGITTPMQKACYLVVLDLHTTDKKEVIQLFKDWTDYSSKLVEGELVKRDGSNALLPPTDTGETVGLNPYRLSLTFGVSASFLKKLGLESKRPKLFRDLPPFPKEQLQDKYTSGDIVIQACADDEQVAFHAVRNLIRKGRNTITMKWSKSGFAAIGDRKETPRNLFGFKDGTANVTTEKDFDKVVWTDSKDWMKGGSYMALRLVQMHLETWDRTNLQEQENTFGRYKESGAPFGKTNEFDEVDLSKLPVDSHVRLAKEVDRPILRRSYSYSDGINEQTGQFDAGLIFIAFQKDPNSFVKIQTNLGAVDKMNEYITHIGSGLFACFAGVEKGGYLGQALFE comes from the coding sequence ATGGCTGACGAAAAATTTTTAGATAAAAAAATGGACCGTCGTGAATTTCTTAAAAAAGCAGGTATTGGAGGGGCTGGTCTAGCGCTGGGTCTCTCTGGTGCATCTGCTTTTTTCGCTAATCAAGACAGTTCCAGCAAAAAAGTTTATGATGGAGATGAAGACATCTCCTTTTATGGCAAGCACCAAGCAGGGATTACGACACCTATGCAGAAGGCTTGCTACTTGGTTGTGTTAGATCTTCATACGACAGACAAAAAAGAAGTCATCCAGCTCTTTAAAGACTGGACCGATTACAGTAGTAAATTAGTCGAAGGAGAGTTAGTTAAAAGAGATGGTTCCAATGCCCTCTTGCCACCAACAGATACAGGTGAAACAGTGGGACTCAACCCCTATCGTTTGAGTCTGACTTTTGGGGTATCGGCTTCCTTTCTAAAGAAACTGGGCTTGGAGTCCAAACGTCCGAAACTCTTTCGTGATTTGCCTCCATTTCCAAAGGAGCAGTTGCAGGACAAATACACTAGTGGCGATATCGTCATTCAGGCCTGTGCAGACGATGAGCAAGTAGCCTTTCATGCGGTGCGAAATCTGATTCGTAAGGGTCGCAATACCATTACCATGAAGTGGAGCAAATCAGGATTTGCAGCTATTGGTGACCGAAAAGAAACACCGCGCAACCTCTTTGGTTTCAAGGATGGAACAGCAAATGTCACGACTGAGAAGGATTTTGACAAGGTCGTCTGGACTGATAGCAAGGATTGGATGAAGGGTGGTTCCTATATGGCTCTTCGCCTAGTGCAAATGCACCTGGAAACTTGGGACCGGACCAATTTGCAAGAGCAAGAAAACACCTTTGGTCGCTACAAGGAGTCTGGCGCTCCCTTTGGTAAAACCAACGAATTTGATGAAGTAGATTTATCTAAACTACCAGTAGATTCACATGTCCGTTTGGCCAAAGAAGTGGATCGGCCGATTTTACGGCGGTCATATTCCTATTCGGATGGCATCAATGAACAGACTGGGCAATTTGATGCCGGCTTGATCTTTATCGCCTTTCAAAAGGATCCGAACAGCTTTGTCAAAATCCAAACCAACTTGGGCGCGGTGGACAAAATGAACGAGTACATCACCCATATCGGAAGTGGACTCTTTGCTTGCTTTGCAGGCGTCGAGAAAGGAGGGTATCTTGGTCAAGCACTCTTTGAATAA
- a CDS encoding alpha/beta fold hydrolase, producing MQYYFIGGLGGNSYHLAPLMDELGFPVTFLDPYREMIQTENDLRDWFQGRVGQVGEICLLGHSLGGDLARYLASEFPQIQALILLDGGYLDMEKILPLEEELEGTSSFMKQQVFATLEEAVLSELGDGEDPTPIARKAVEASFRWNPASEQYELNLDLEKVMALFRLRRQIKAYQIPLADLPVLFIGPRYQEEPEWRKEALKQLDPQIKQVLLDALGHELYTEAPEIVAREVNNWLQNVHK from the coding sequence ATGCAGTATTATTTTATCGGTGGCCTAGGTGGTAATAGCTACCATCTGGCTCCACTAATGGATGAGCTAGGCTTTCCTGTGACCTTTCTAGATCCCTATAGGGAAATGATTCAGACAGAAAACGATCTTCGTGATTGGTTCCAAGGTCGGGTTGGCCAGGTGGGAGAAATCTGTTTATTGGGTCATTCCTTAGGTGGAGATTTGGCTCGTTATCTGGCTAGTGAGTTTCCTCAGATTCAGGCTTTGATTCTCCTGGATGGGGGGTATCTGGATATGGAAAAGATCCTGCCTCTTGAAGAAGAACTAGAAGGCACGTCGTCTTTCATGAAGCAACAAGTCTTTGCAACTTTAGAAGAAGCCGTGTTATCAGAACTTGGTGATGGAGAAGATCCTACTCCTATAGCGCGAAAAGCAGTAGAGGCTAGCTTTCGCTGGAATCCAGCAAGTGAACAATATGAATTAAATCTGGATCTCGAAAAGGTCATGGCCTTATTTCGTCTACGGCGTCAGATCAAGGCTTACCAAATTCCACTGGCAGACCTGCCTGTCCTCTTTATTGGACCTCGATACCAAGAAGAACCTGAATGGAGAAAAGAAGCTCTGAAGCAACTAGATCCCCAGATCAAGCAAGTTTTGCTAGATGCTTTGGGGCACGAACTGTATACAGAGGCGCCAGAAATTGTAGCTAGAGAAGTCAACAATTGGCTCCAAAATGTTCATAAATAA
- the efeO gene encoding iron uptake system protein EfeO — protein sequence MKKYSLLLLSVALLAGCANSTSKHSSQKTQTSSTVQLSKADQKTLDNATAEYKDFVEMQIDQLLKDTEGFRATLKDGNLEEAKKQYPLIRMAYERSEPIAETFGESDVKIDYRLVDYVDENKSEDGWSGFHRIERILWENNTTDGTDKYADQLVNDIKELKAKIATVEVTPDIMLTGAVDLLNEVATQKITGEEEVFSHTDLYDFRANIEGAEKIFSLFKPLIEKKDAKLVKTLEAEFKNVNALLDKHMTDDSNYKSYTDLSKEDTKELAEAVTKLGEPLSQMGVILDGK from the coding sequence ATGAAAAAATATAGTCTACTCTTATTGAGTGTTGCTCTTTTAGCAGGGTGTGCAAATTCTACTAGCAAACATTCGAGCCAAAAGACGCAAACCAGCTCAACGGTGCAGTTGTCAAAGGCTGACCAGAAGACCTTGGACAATGCGACAGCTGAATACAAAGACTTTGTTGAAATGCAAATTGACCAATTGCTCAAAGATACAGAAGGATTCCGAGCTACCCTAAAAGATGGTAATTTGGAAGAAGCTAAAAAGCAATATCCCTTGATTCGTATGGCCTATGAACGGTCTGAGCCGATTGCTGAAACCTTTGGAGAATCGGATGTCAAAATCGACTACCGCTTGGTGGATTATGTAGATGAAAATAAATCAGAAGATGGCTGGTCAGGTTTCCACCGGATTGAGCGTATCCTTTGGGAAAACAATACTACAGATGGAACAGACAAATACGCTGACCAACTGGTGAACGATATCAAGGAGTTGAAAGCTAAAATTGCTACAGTAGAAGTCACACCGGATATCATGTTGACCGGAGCTGTCGATCTGCTCAATGAAGTGGCAACGCAAAAGATTACGGGTGAAGAAGAAGTCTTCTCTCATACAGATCTTTACGACTTCCGTGCCAATATTGAAGGGGCTGAAAAGATCTTCTCTCTCTTTAAACCCTTGATTGAGAAAAAAGATGCTAAATTGGTTAAAACCTTGGAAGCAGAATTCAAGAATGTAAATGCTTTATTGGACAAACACATGACAGATGATTCAAACTATAAGTCTTACACAGATTTATCCAAGGAAGATACCAAGGAATTGGCAGAAGCTGTGACCAAACTTGGTGAACCGTTGTCTCAAATGGGTGTGATTTTAGATGGGAAATAA
- a CDS encoding FTR1 family iron permease, which translates to MVKHSLNKLLILLGLLALFWTHPVAAESYSDLFIKITDATTAVQNKDQDKAKELIAEIQADFESKDHHDSKAGKKVSQALAIKGEVSKDDLTKISSALLAFEKEQNPVDLEAEKDKLVSRLAPYFKNLQEAITAKDLDKTRQTYADLNNTWTRNEAVVRDHSTAYYGKIETAISLLRSSIETEPTDFTNIQSSYDDLKNGIDAFVKGEAISSASTDLTLNDGIKLLEKAQSQFQSGDDKSAAATMKQFITIWPTIEGDVSTTNPSLYTRVESESPVIMVKGKEKAYQEKLQALIRDLSAVDTTASYNAFDAMLILLREGVEALLIVMALVTTLKAAKMRKGLKWVYGGAIAGVLASAAIALVLQVAFPAVTSGSNREIIEGGVGIFAVVMMILIGIWLHSKSSVKQWNAFMDRQMKTVTATGSFVSMFALSFLAVFREGAETILFYVGIIPRITTANFLLGIGLAIAVLIIIAVAMTKASQAIQPHRIFFILTWLIYALAFKMLGVSIHALQLTNILPSHLVNGLPTIDWAGIYPSWEVLLPQLMFVALIALITVRQHGKE; encoded by the coding sequence TTGGTCAAGCACTCTTTGAATAAACTCTTGATCTTGTTAGGCCTTCTTGCCTTGTTTTGGACTCATCCGGTAGCTGCGGAATCTTATAGCGATCTCTTTATCAAGATCACAGATGCAACAACCGCTGTACAAAATAAGGACCAGGATAAGGCCAAGGAATTGATCGCTGAGATTCAGGCTGATTTTGAATCCAAAGACCACCATGATTCCAAGGCAGGGAAAAAAGTTAGCCAAGCCCTGGCTATAAAAGGAGAGGTAAGCAAAGACGATCTCACCAAGATCTCATCTGCCTTGCTCGCTTTTGAAAAAGAGCAAAATCCGGTCGATTTAGAGGCGGAAAAAGACAAACTCGTGAGTCGCCTCGCACCTTATTTTAAGAACCTACAAGAGGCTATTACAGCTAAGGATCTGGATAAAACCCGTCAAACCTATGCAGATCTCAATAACACATGGACGCGAAACGAAGCGGTGGTAAGAGATCACAGCACAGCCTACTATGGCAAAATCGAGACGGCCATTTCGCTCTTACGCAGTAGTATTGAAACAGAGCCTACCGATTTTACCAACATCCAGTCCTCTTATGACGACCTCAAAAATGGGATTGATGCCTTTGTAAAAGGAGAGGCCATTAGCAGTGCCAGTACGGATTTGACGCTGAACGATGGGATCAAGCTTTTGGAGAAGGCGCAAAGCCAATTTCAATCCGGCGACGATAAATCTGCTGCAGCGACTATGAAGCAGTTCATCACGATCTGGCCAACCATCGAGGGAGATGTTAGCACGACCAATCCAAGTCTCTACACGCGCGTAGAGAGTGAATCCCCGGTTATAATGGTCAAGGGGAAAGAAAAGGCCTATCAAGAGAAATTACAAGCCTTGATCAGGGATCTGTCTGCGGTCGATACGACAGCTTCTTACAACGCCTTTGATGCCATGTTGATCCTTCTGCGTGAAGGAGTAGAAGCCCTTCTGATCGTGATGGCGCTTGTGACGACCCTTAAGGCTGCTAAGATGAGGAAAGGACTCAAATGGGTTTATGGTGGAGCTATTGCTGGTGTTCTTGCCAGTGCAGCGATTGCTCTTGTTCTGCAAGTAGCATTTCCAGCTGTTACTTCGGGGTCTAATCGGGAAATCATTGAAGGTGGCGTTGGGATTTTCGCTGTGGTCATGATGATCCTCATCGGAATTTGGCTCCACAGCAAGTCCTCTGTCAAACAGTGGAATGCCTTTATGGACCGTCAAATGAAGACAGTGACGGCTACAGGAAGCTTTGTCTCTATGTTTGCCCTCAGTTTCTTAGCAGTCTTTCGTGAAGGGGCTGAGACCATTCTCTTTTATGTCGGGATCATTCCGCGGATTACAACTGCGAATTTCTTACTGGGAATCGGGCTTGCTATAGCTGTTCTCATCATTATTGCAGTGGCCATGACCAAGGCTAGTCAAGCTATCCAACCTCATCGAATCTTTTTCATTCTGACGTGGTTGATTTACGCTTTGGCCTTCAAGATGCTCGGTGTCAGCATCCACGCCCTTCAGTTGACCAATATCCTACCTAGCCATTTGGTCAATGGACTTCCAACCATCGATTGGGCGGGGATCTATCCAAGCTGGGAAGTTCTTCTTCCTCAGTTAATGTTTGTGGCCTTGATCGCCCTTATCACGGTGAGACAGCATGGCAAAGAGTAG
- the tatC gene encoding twin-arginine translocase subunit TatC, producing MAKSRADEMTIVEHLVEFRKRLIAVVLCYIIVFLVAFVFGGELYQALTASLHQKLLVLGPNDILWIYVSLANLTAFSLTLPFIVYQIWQFVRPALKEKEARAVFAYIPASFICFVLGLAFGYFFVSPAILEVLMRLGEGLFDTQLTAQNYLTFLWHTTLPLGVLFELPVLVAFLTSIGLLTPQFLITYRRYAYFVLLVLAVVLTPADFISDLAMTLPLILLFEVSVAISKVIYLRKRRN from the coding sequence ATGGCAAAGAGTAGAGCAGATGAAATGACCATTGTTGAGCACTTGGTCGAATTTCGAAAACGATTGATCGCAGTGGTCTTGTGTTATATTATCGTCTTTCTGGTGGCTTTTGTATTTGGTGGAGAGCTTTACCAAGCCTTGACGGCTAGCCTGCATCAAAAACTGCTGGTACTGGGACCAAATGATATCCTCTGGATCTATGTATCGCTGGCTAATCTCACAGCCTTTAGCCTGACCTTGCCCTTTATTGTCTACCAGATCTGGCAATTTGTAAGGCCGGCTTTGAAGGAGAAGGAGGCGCGTGCAGTCTTTGCTTACATCCCAGCTAGCTTTATTTGCTTTGTGCTGGGGCTTGCATTTGGTTATTTCTTTGTCAGTCCAGCTATTTTAGAGGTCCTGATGCGCTTGGGAGAAGGGTTGTTTGATACCCAATTAACGGCACAAAATTATTTAACCTTCTTATGGCACACCACCTTGCCTTTAGGGGTCTTGTTCGAGTTACCAGTTTTGGTAGCTTTTCTGACCTCGATTGGACTTTTGACACCGCAGTTTTTAATAACCTACCGACGTTACGCTTACTTTGTTCTGCTGGTCTTAGCCGTCGTGTTAACCCCTGCAGACTTTATCAGTGACTTGGCCATGACACTCCCTTTGATCCTCTTATTCGAAGTCAGTGTCGCCATCAGTAAAGTCATCTATTTAAGAAAAAGGAGAAACTAA
- a CDS encoding xanthine phosphoribosyltransferase has product MKLLEERILKDGNVLGENILKVDSFLTHQVDFKLMKEIGQTFADRFKDAGVTKVVTIEASGIAPALYVAEALDVPMIFAKKAKNITMNEGILTAEVYSFTKQVTSTVSIAGKFLDPSDKVLIIDDFLANGQAAKGLIQIIEQAGAQVEAIGIVIEKSFQDGRGLLEELGYPVVSLARLDRFENGQVVFKEADI; this is encoded by the coding sequence ATGAAATTACTTGAAGAGCGCATCTTAAAAGATGGCAATGTTTTAGGTGAGAATATCCTCAAGGTGGATTCCTTTTTGACCCACCAAGTGGATTTCAAATTGATGAAAGAGATTGGTCAGACTTTTGCGGACCGGTTCAAAGATGCTGGTGTGACGAAAGTCGTGACCATTGAAGCATCTGGGATTGCACCAGCCCTTTATGTAGCTGAAGCCTTGGATGTTCCCATGATCTTTGCTAAGAAGGCGAAAAACATCACGATGAATGAGGGCATCTTGACGGCTGAGGTTTATTCCTTTACCAAGCAAGTGACCAGCACCGTTTCGATTGCAGGTAAATTTTTGGATCCATCAGATAAGGTTTTGATCATTGACGATTTCCTTGCAAATGGGCAAGCAGCCAAAGGATTGATTCAAATCATTGAACAAGCCGGGGCTCAAGTCGAAGCGATTGGAATTGTGATTGAAAAATCCTTCCAAGATGGACGGGGATTGTTAGAAGAGTTGGGATATCCTGTTGTATCCCTCGCACGTTTGGACCGTTTTGAAAATGGTCAGGTTGTATTCAAGGAGGCAGACATCTAA